The Anabas testudineus chromosome 1, fAnaTes1.2, whole genome shotgun sequence genomic sequence AGAAATAGAAGTCAAAGgtattaaattatgtttacCCATCAGCCAAAAAAATCAATACCACCTGGAGGTGCACGTGTGTCCCCATACACAGCAAGGTGCGACAGTCTGATATCTGCTGATCATGGGCAGGGTTAGATTTTTCTCATGTTGATCTCTGTtcatcacaacattaaaaccaccaggtggtcTTGATCTGGAACTAAGAACTAGTACATAGATCTTTCTCACACAACCAACGCTGTTGTTTTCCACAAGGGGTGTCATTCCAGTTGGCCAGTTCTGAGTAGAAATGGTACATCTCCACACAGTCTTCATTGTCGTTAGGATTCGGCTGACCAGTTTGCCAAAATCTAAAAAAGTGGGGCAATGGTGACGGTCAAAGAGAAATGTTCGTGTTAATTGACCAGAAAAAGTGTATTTGACATCTTCTTTGTGTTGACCCACGTATCAGAAAGATTCAGGATTATTGTAAAGGTCTTACGATTTGGTTAGTGCAGATCCATCTACCCATTTGAAAGTTCCCTCTATGTCCCTCAGACCAATCCAGAACAAGAGAACGGCTTCTTCATACTGATGGTATAAGGCCTTCTGTTGAGATTGAAAGATAACATAACTAAGTCATCCTTCAACATCAAGAATGACACACGAAAGCAGAGTTACTATAAATAAGAAGTACTTGTTCTTGCTCGCTGTTGATCACCACCAGGTCAGCTCCTCTACTCTGACAGTATCTTCTGCTTTCCTCCCATGTCTTACTCTCACTGGATAAGAAGTAACACCTGGAGTTAATCATCCTCCACCCTGTAGGACACTGCTGAGAGGCCTCACAACCATTCAGCTCTGAAAATCCAATAACATACAAATTAGACTGAAGTACCTGGATTAGAAGCTTTAAGTACAATTAAAGCATTGACTTTGACAATTAACTTAATTTGACAGTAAGTACAAACTCATTGTTCTCAATCTGTAAAACTAACATTTGTATCTATATCTTAGCTGTTCTACATGGACAGTTTTCTAAAATGAACTTTCCCAGTAGCATTAGTTTCTTTGTAATAGTACGTGTTCTCATTTCTTTATATTCGTTTTTATAAGTATGTGTGTAGCTCAATATATACATTTGGGAAATGAACTGTCAAAAACAGATACACAAATCACAGCAACATACCACAAAAGAGCTACAAAAATGCTGAAGCTAAACTATTGGCTTGAtagaaaagaggaagatgaagttAAAGTCAAAGGATGCAACAATGTCAAAGGTTTTCGCTCTCACCACTGAGCTgcattttcagcttttctctttcctcttcccccatttttatcatgtttatcagttcagtgtttctgttttcaagCAGTTTTCTGTCTCTGGTCAAGGCCAATATTCTTTGCATTAATCCATCATAATTGCCTGATGTGTCCATCTGATTTTTGTCACTATAGTGAGTTGTGTTGCAGTCAGATTGAGTCACTTCCATCTTGGAGTGGACTGATAGTAAAGAAACAAAGttagtaaatacaaaataattttgCAGAAGAAATTAAGATAAATTGACATATTTATCGGCAGTGTTTGACAACAAATTGTGAAAAATATTGCCCAACGTGTCAAATTATGCAATGGGGTATTTGCAATAATGTGGTAATGTTTATGCAACTGTCTTAACACATTTTAAGttttgaaacacaaatgaacagaaaagtCATCGTACTCACAAAAAAGTCGTAAAGAAACATTGAGAATGGCTTGGACGATACACAGCACACCAAAGCTGTAGACAAGCAGCTGAATGAGTTTTCTCTCTGCAAAATCAACAGTAACAGTTTATAactacagcagcagccatgTGAGGTCAAGTTTATCAAGTTAGGTCAACATTAACCATCCATTGTTGCTTAAGCCGTCATTACACTTGGTCAAAAAAGGTTTCTGATCTGACACAGACAGATTCTCGTGTGCTGTACTATAGTTTGGTTATAGTTTATAGTTAATTAATATATAGTTAGACCACTTCTTCccctttttttccacagctaaagataataaacaaataataatcaaGTACAAAAACTGTAGAAACTAGCATCCTGTATATAGTATATTAGGATGAATTGAGTTATTACCTCTTTGAGGTGTATCTGTGTGACCTGTCTGTCCATCTCTTGGTAGTTCATTAACATAGTCTGGCTTCTTTGTTCGCTGCATCCCGCCGTCTGACTAAAAGGCTAAAGTGAATTTGTCAGTCACCTGATCAGAGAACAGTTTGTTCTCGCTTCTTGTGCATGTCTTCTTCAGGAGTGATCTAATCACTTGTTTAAACATAGTTCCAGATTTCGACATTATGCAAATGAcatcatttcctcttcaaatgTGGAAATGACATTTGtgaaacacagtaaaatgtgttttgcctGAATGGCTGAAGCAATAAGCAGATAAATTGATGTATTAATTTGCAGTTGTGTCATGacatatatagtatattttcttaaaatctctttaaaatGATGCACCTCTAAACAAAAGGTAATGAAAGGATCAGTAATAGCATACTACAAATCATATACTCTAGTTATTTAgttactttgttctttttttagtaTTTCATTAATGAAATAGTTTGACTTTACttgaaggaaaacatttttctaattcTCATGGATTCATGTGAAATTATATTTCCTCACATTTTGACTTTAACAAATTATTGTTGCTGAACACTTCTACcataaatgttatattatgaTATAATATTTACACTTCTAAAATTATCATTTGTCTGTAATGCAGCTAATGTAGCAGCAGATCAATACATTTAAGAATGAAATGTGCCACTGGATCATGTTACTTGACTAATGATCTATGAAGTATGAATTAATCACAAAATCATAGTGACTTTACCACTTGTTAATAGTAAGCAACGGGAATTCATCATACTCATATTTCATCAAACATATACAAAGAATGAACAATGGTCTATGTCAGAAGAAATTGCAGAGGGTGTTGTGCGGCACTGTAAAACATCAAAAGCAGCTCTTTGCCGTAGTTACCATAGATGGCATTTTACCTGAGACTCACCTGCTACCTACCAAATGCTCAGGTACAAATAATGCGGTAACATACTAGGAATTAAATagcttaaaaaataattaacaaagCATTTGTGCACCAAATGTAACCGCAAAGCAAATGTCCCCAAGTTTTTGTGAACTTTGGACTCTTGTGCGTGCTGCAAGTAGCCCTTAACATTTCCCTTCGACTTTCTCTCTGTAGGTCATTTGTCACCTGTCACCTGACTGACAATGCTGATGGAAGAAAGACTGAGTATGAGGCTGAAACACATCCAATAGTTCACAGTACAGGGCCCACCCcttttaataaatcataatatgttgataataatatgataatatttattataataaaaataaaactgcacaaaaatgCCTTTGACTTGTATTGGTTTTAAAACGTATTTATGCCAGTATGCACATCTAATTCCTATATTGACGCCATTCACTTTAATATTATATCATTGTCCTGTGCTGAGAGCAAATGTACTGTTGGTGTTTAGCTTAAAGTAGCTTGTTATGTATATCAGAGCcttgtttttttcatgacaGCTTTAGTAAGGGCCCCACATATTTACACAACGTTGGGAAGTTTTCATGACGCTTTGTGGTTCTACTGAGTTCCTTTAAAAGGCCTAAATGACCTACAAATACTTAGACGTCATAGCCATACAATACAAGCAGTATCACTATGAAGTATTTTAAGGAAGAGTTTAAACTAGAAGACATGATCAGGGTTTAAAAATATCTTCAATAATGTCCTTTCTAGACTCTTGTGAAGTATAACTGTATgatgttttcttaaaatataaagaattttgatgttttcatgtagAAAAGGTTCAGTTCTTCAGTTCATTCCTGTGAAaactttaatattatatttaatattaaggTGAAAGACTAAGAAAACCTTTCACATAAATAGGTAGAAGAAAAAATGAGGAAGTGTGGAAATCTGCTGCATTATTAGCAAATAGAAAAgtataaaagaagaagagaccTCAAATTTATTGTCCACCACAGTGGTTTCGCTCCAGTCGGTAAGTAAGACATGGCAAATGTCCATAAAGAGAAATCCCGCATCACTATGGACTATGTAAATGTATCTGGTGCTGGATCAGCTTCAAAGAGCCGCTCTGATGATGGTGCTGCGACTGCTGCTATGCCAGGTATGAGAAAAACCCTATAGTTCAGTTAGTTAGTATATATTTCATCACTCTTCATCACTTTCAGAAAcatcacttgtgtgtgtgtaaaaatgtaaaaacatggcTTTGGCCTACATGCATCTTcaaatttagttatttaatttaataccaGTTTTTAACATGCTTGTCAGGTTTTACTGGGCCAAATAATTCAGTGAAGCTGTTTCCTGTAActgttgtacatgtgtgtgtttttctgcttgcaGGTAGAAAACTctacatgctgtttttttttagctttggACTTCTGTGCATACTACAAGCAGCACTTAACATTTCCCTTCGACTTTCTCTCTGTGAGTCATTTGATTCTTTATATATAATCAGTCAGTGAGTTCactctgtttctgtcctttATAGTAATATTCAGTCAATTAAACAAGACTAGAAATATCACAGGATAACTCAAATAATGAACCCCAAATGTTCTGCTCTTTCAGACGGTTGTCAGATGTCCGACACAGAGGTCAGTTGCAAAAATCTAACTGACAATCCCGACGAGCTGAAGAAAAGAGTGAGCCAGTTCAGTCAGTAAACACTTTCTGAGGTCTTTTATTCAAAGCATAATTAAGTCCTAATCTATTGTATAAAATTATATCTGGATGTCATCAGAAGAAAACACCTAATGTGCATCATGATTGCCAAAATACTAAAGCTACTATTCACCTCAGTCAACTTACTGCACATTCAAAACATAGaacctaaaactaaaatgtagtAAATCATAGAGCACCAGCAGGTGCTGCTACTGCAGGAGTTgaacaataaatcattttagGTGGAACACAAATTGAATcaatcacaaaatgaaaattaaattataaatggAACTGCAGGAAttaaaagacagaataagtacattaaattacatttcaattaTTGATTTTATGTCCATCATTTTAATGATGTATGTCTTTTTTCCAACATGTCAGATCACTATGCTCAACTGGGATGGGTGTATTTGCATCCTAGTTTCTATTACATTTCTAATGAGGAGAAATCCTGGCAAGACAGTAGAAATTACTGTCAGCAAAACGGTGCCGACCTGATTATTATCAACAGCCTAAAAGAACAGGTGTGTGGTTTTTtatgaaatgtgaatttgaatAAGTTTGAAATGAGTATTTATAGAAAAATGAAGGTTGAAAAATATTGTGATTATGAGGTCacctgtttttctccttgaacAAGCTCTTCACAGGTTTATTTTATAAGGTCGCATGGATTGGACTGACTAAGACAGACGACACATGGGAATGGGTGGATGGCACTCCCCTGACTGAAAGGTGGGTcacacattgatttttttcaACTTGCTGAAACTACACATCTTTAAGCTGCTGTTAGAGTTTAGTGCCAGATGTGTAACAATGAACATGAAAACACGATATGTCTTTTTGCTTTCAGCTACTGGGGCACTGGGGAGCCTAACAACCTAAATATTAATGGCACCAAAGAATACTGTGTAGAAACAAGGTTCTTTGATGAGTTAAACAGCTGGAATGACATACCCTGCGAAGCTCAAAACGTCTGGATCTGTGAAAAGACTGTGTGTCTATGAATCGCTATATCAAACCTCACAAAGCTGGAATtcacttcatgttttttatgaatGCAGAACTTCACATTTTACAATCACATATGTCTGTTACACAAGCCTGTGATGCTGCATACATAATACACATGAGGCGACTGCAAATAGGGAGCATGATATGATGACTTAATAAGagtacatacatactgtatgtaatacTTTGAAtgtataaaaagagaaattactCTCTGCTGAGCTTTATGAATATACAAAGTACTGAACGCTTCtgataatatataaatacagccTGTATCTACATTATTTAACTCATTGTTATGTAAAGAATTTTATGTTAATCTGTACATATGACAATAAATGTCTTGAGTCATTATAATTAtgtttactattattattattatatacattattACATATCTATGTCATATCACATCTtgataaaataattgtttttatgttaagttattttaaaatgaggcGGTTGTTTGACAACATGTCAAAGGTATAAAAGTGAGATATTTGCAACAGCTGCAACTTGTGAAATGGTTTTGAAAGTCACCAGAAAATAGGCCTACTTCATGCCACTAAACCTCAGTTTCCTGTTAAGTGAACATACACAGTAAGTAATAGTCACTTTTACTATACACATCAAGTGATATCAAATTTTTTAGAAGCACGCTCAAAGAAACTCAACCACCAGTCCTGCTGAACATCATGGATGAATCGGACATATATGTCAATGTAGAGAGACCCTCCAGTAATAACAGCAACAGGACAAGCAAAATGAAAAGTTCCGAAAGTCTTTATGAAAATGTGCTGATGCACACTCTGGAGTCAAACAGAACTGGACCTGCACACTCAGGTAATGAACACAGGTAAAGAGGTACATGTGCACACTGAGCATGTACCTCTACATACAGGAACAGACTCTTTTTCTGTAACAGCTTGTGCAAAGGAAAATTGGAATGTAGACAGTCAAAAAGGAAGTGTCAAAAGGGAAGAGACAATTTCCGGTAATACAGATGGTTTACCAAATTTCTCTGTGATGAAGTCACCTTTTTATGTGCAACACAGCATTG encodes the following:
- the LOC113161714 gene encoding CD209 antigen-like protein 2 isoform X2: MANVHKEKSRITMDYVNVSGAGSASKSRSDDGAATAAMPDGCQMSDTEVSCKNLTDNPDELKKRVSQFNHYAQLGWVYLHPSFYYISNEEKSWQDSRNYCQQNGADLIIINSLKEQLFTGLFYKVAWIGLTKTDDTWEWVDGTPLTESYWGTGEPNNLNINGTKEYCVETRFFDELNSWNDIPCEAQNVWICEKTVCL
- the LOC113161707 gene encoding CD209 antigen-like protein C; this encodes MQRTKKPDYVNELPRDGQTGHTDTPQRERKLIQLLVYSFGVLCIVQAILNVSLRLFFHSKMEVTQSDCNTTHYSDKNQMDTSGNYDGLMQRILALTRDRKLLENRNTELINMIKMGEEEREKLKMQLSELNGCEASQQCPTGWRMINSRCYFLSSESKTWEESRRYCQSRGADLVVINSEQEQKALYHQYEEAVLLFWIGLRDIEGTFKWVDGSALTKSFWQTGQPNPNDNEDCVEMYHFYSELANWNDTPCGKQQRWLCEKDLCTSS
- the LOC113161714 gene encoding CD209 antigen-like protein E isoform X1, whose translation is MANVHKEKSRITMDYVNVSGAGSASKSRSDDGAATAAMPGRKLYMLFFFSFGLLCILQAALNISLRLSLYGCQMSDTEVSCKNLTDNPDELKKRVSQFNHYAQLGWVYLHPSFYYISNEEKSWQDSRNYCQQNGADLIIINSLKEQLFTGLFYKVAWIGLTKTDDTWEWVDGTPLTESYWGTGEPNNLNINGTKEYCVETRFFDELNSWNDIPCEAQNVWICEKTVCL